TAGACCGACTCGAGGCCGTGTTCGTCGACCGCCTCCGAGAGGATGACGTCCAGCGCCTCGCTCTCGGCGTTTTCCGTCGCCTTCGCCTCGGTCTCGCCGCGCTCGCGGAGTCGCGCCTCGAGCCGTTCCGGCGCACACCGCAGGACGGCGACCCGGTCGGCCGCGAAGTGGTGGGCGAGGTGGGACTCGATCACGACGTCGTCCCGGCCCTCGAGCCACTCGCTCATGGCCTCGAGGTCGGCAACCAGGCTCTCGCGGTCGGCGTCGACCTCGGTGTAGAGGCCCTCGTCCTCGAGGACGCGGTTGAGGTGGACGACGTCGAAGTCGGGCGCCGCGTCGTCATCCGCGAACCGCGACTCGAGCAGTTCGGTCGCG
This portion of the Haloterrigena gelatinilytica genome encodes:
- a CDS encoding adenylate kinase family protein; this translates as MRVAVTGTPGTGKTTATELLESRFADDDAAPDFDVVHLNRVLEDEGLYTEVDADRESLVADLEAMSEWLEGRDDVVIESHLAHHFAADRVAVLRCAPERLEARLRERGETEAKATENAESEALDVILSEAVDEHGLESVYEIDTTDRDPEAVADALEAVATGEREPSAGEVDYVGYLA